One genomic segment of Microbacterium sp. ProA8 includes these proteins:
- a CDS encoding MFS transporter, translated as MDQNQNTAEAPTVARSTIRKVSIRLVPFVALMFFINYLDRTAIGFAAPNGMNDDLALSAAQFGFASGVFFIGYILLEVPSNLALHKFGARRWLSRIMVSWGIVALLFTWVQNFEQLVVLRFLLGVAEAGFFPGAILFLSLWVPAQYRGRILMLFYLAQPLTTVIGAPLAGWLIQQNEVFFGLEGWRFMFFGVAIPAIVVGVIAWFYLKDKPTDAKWLTREEQVWLTDALDREKAATQKKEHGHVSARFAFKSGRVWVLSFIYFGFIYGLYALAFFLPTIIEGFQEQTGQTFDVFQKGLITAIPYLPAAIIMYFWSRDASKRGLKTWHIAIPALAGAVSIPLALFAGSPAATIAVITITASAIFAALPNFWTLPTRFLTGAAAAAGVALINTIGNLAGFSAPFITGAVRDWTGGYEIPMFIVGFVMLVSAVLMVLLARSNRINPVTVDDAAADDVPTVDAAVLGAAADPKGDAR; from the coding sequence GTGGACCAGAACCAGAACACCGCGGAAGCGCCGACCGTCGCGCGCTCGACCATCCGCAAGGTGTCCATCCGCCTCGTGCCGTTCGTGGCGCTGATGTTCTTCATCAACTACCTCGACCGCACTGCGATCGGGTTCGCCGCCCCCAACGGCATGAACGACGACCTCGCACTGAGCGCCGCGCAGTTCGGCTTCGCATCGGGCGTCTTCTTCATCGGCTACATCCTGCTCGAGGTGCCGTCGAACCTTGCTCTGCACAAGTTCGGCGCCCGGCGCTGGCTGTCGCGCATCATGGTCAGCTGGGGCATCGTCGCGCTGCTGTTCACCTGGGTGCAGAACTTCGAGCAGCTGGTCGTGCTCCGCTTCCTCCTCGGCGTCGCCGAGGCCGGGTTCTTCCCCGGCGCGATCCTGTTCCTCAGCCTCTGGGTGCCCGCGCAGTACCGCGGCCGCATCCTCATGCTCTTCTACCTGGCCCAGCCCCTCACGACGGTGATCGGTGCGCCGCTCGCCGGCTGGCTCATCCAGCAGAACGAGGTGTTCTTCGGCCTCGAGGGCTGGCGGTTCATGTTCTTCGGCGTCGCCATCCCGGCCATCGTCGTCGGCGTCATCGCGTGGTTCTACCTCAAGGACAAGCCGACCGACGCCAAGTGGCTCACCCGCGAAGAGCAGGTCTGGCTCACCGATGCCCTCGACCGCGAGAAGGCCGCCACGCAGAAGAAGGAGCACGGCCACGTCTCGGCCCGCTTCGCCTTCAAGAGCGGTCGCGTGTGGGTGCTGTCGTTCATCTACTTCGGCTTCATCTACGGCCTCTACGCGCTGGCCTTCTTCCTCCCCACGATCATCGAGGGCTTCCAGGAGCAGACCGGCCAGACCTTCGACGTGTTCCAGAAGGGCCTCATCACGGCCATCCCGTACCTGCCGGCCGCGATCATCATGTACTTCTGGTCGCGGGATGCCTCCAAGCGCGGCCTCAAGACCTGGCACATCGCGATCCCCGCGCTCGCCGGCGCCGTCAGCATCCCGCTCGCCCTGTTCGCGGGCTCCCCCGCCGCGACCATCGCGGTCATCACGATCACCGCATCGGCGATCTTCGCGGCACTCCCGAACTTCTGGACGCTCCCCACCCGCTTCCTGACCGGCGCCGCCGCGGCTGCCGGAGTCGCGCTCATCAACACGATCGGCAACCTCGCCGGGTTCTCGGCGCCGTTCATCACGGGCGCCGTGCGCGACTGGACCGGCGGCTACGAGATCCCGATGTTCATCGTCGGCTTCGTCATGCTCGTGTCGGCGGTGCTGATGGTGCTGCTCGCCCGCAGCAACCGCATCAACCCGGTCACCGTCGACGACGCGGCCGCCGACGACGTGCCCACGGTGGACGCGGCCGTCCTCGGTGCGGCTGCCGACCCGAAGGGCGACGCGCGATGA